One window of Alosa sapidissima isolate fAloSap1 chromosome 21, fAloSap1.pri, whole genome shotgun sequence genomic DNA carries:
- the s100u gene encoding S100 calcium binding protein U, which yields MESAIKTVVSVYLKSAKGKENLSSKDFQGLVKNQLGGILNNAESKNAVKDMQQGLDDNQDGKVSFQEYMKLIGYLANAVSKQYVADKGTKPTESNDGAVTQSEAPAAAETQPAAAKEVAPAAGNGEAEKAPEEPAAENTAEEKTEEEDEAS from the exons ATGGAGTCAGCAATCAAGACAGTGGTGTCTGTCTACCTCAAGTCTGCAAAGGGCAAAGAGAACCTGAGTTCAAAGGATTTCCAGGGCCTGGTGAAGAACCAACTCGGTGGCATCCTCAAT AATGCGGAGAGCAAGAACGCTGTGAAGGACATGCAGCAGGGTCTGGACGACAACCAGGACGGCAAGGTCAGCTTCCAGGAGTACATGAAGCTGATCGGCTACCTGGCCAACGCCGTCAGCAAGCAGTACGTCGCCGACAAGGGGACCAAGCCCACGGAGAGCAACGACGGCGCGGTGACGCAGTCCGAGGCTCCGGCCGCCGCGGAGACCCAACCTGCCGCCGCCAAGGAGGTAGCCCCGGCGGCCGGTAACGGGGAGGCAGAGAAGGCCCCAGAAGAGCCGGCCGCAGAGAACACAGCGGAGGAGaagacggaggaggaggacgaggcctCGTAG